A genomic stretch from Burkholderia pyrrocinia includes:
- a CDS encoding phosphatase PAP2 family protein, whose protein sequence is MNTMLLRDDRRPDIRQMLAATFGMTAGLAIFILLERSVTPRYVFATPIDARIPFIAWSWFVYVGFFPFVIALAAYARPPAFAAFKEAVLIAFVLGVVCFLLFPEAVPRPDVAEIGNTFVRDRLARMWQLDLAANGFPSLHVAVTCLACRMLTDRRWSRHRFVATAIGLLICASTLTLKQHTVADVLGGVALAMVGALWVERRSLRRRLA, encoded by the coding sequence ATGAACACGATGCTGCTTCGTGACGATCGTCGACCCGATATCCGGCAGATGCTGGCCGCGACGTTCGGCATGACCGCGGGCCTCGCGATCTTCATTCTGCTGGAGCGCAGCGTCACGCCGCGCTACGTGTTCGCCACGCCGATCGATGCGCGGATTCCGTTCATCGCATGGTCGTGGTTCGTCTATGTCGGCTTCTTTCCGTTCGTGATTGCGCTCGCCGCGTATGCACGGCCGCCCGCGTTCGCCGCGTTCAAGGAGGCCGTGCTGATCGCATTCGTGCTCGGTGTCGTCTGCTTCCTGCTGTTTCCGGAAGCCGTGCCGCGGCCCGACGTCGCGGAGATCGGCAATACGTTCGTGCGCGACCGTCTCGCGCGCATGTGGCAGCTCGATCTCGCGGCCAACGGTTTTCCGAGCCTGCATGTCGCGGTGACGTGTCTTGCGTGCCGGATGCTGACGGACCGGCGCTGGAGCCGGCATCGGTTCGTGGCGACGGCGATCGGTCTGCTGATCTGTGCGTCGACGCTCACGCTCAAGCAGCATACGGTCGCCGACGTATTAGGCGGTGTCGCGCTCGCGATGGTCGGCGCGCTGTGGGTCGAGCGGCGTTCGCTGCGCAGGAGGCTCGCGTGA
- a CDS encoding fatty acid desaturase family protein — MTTDAHVHHAGPNAELALFVPDPALFRVSAPRVGAALAGDWLMIAGAFAMAIAFPHPLVYAFAAVVIARSQLALAVMMHEGAHGLLARNRRVNDVLGQLFAAGPLWLSLRTYRAGHLKHHRAPMQPDDPVALLFGVHDYPVTRGRLIGRLLAYACGIGYVTSVVKLARGEFAHALPTVRKSRAYAAWEVASMLAGNGLLFGALALAGHPLLYIGLWIVPSVTLLPLVGQVRAIFEHAGLPACDDQSRNARTIIRRSWQTFLFGPHAIHFHIEHHLYMRMPFHNLPVVHRQLAQRQLLPEGNLYAGYGAVLRDVSVR, encoded by the coding sequence GTGACGACGGATGCCCATGTTCATCACGCCGGGCCGAACGCCGAGCTTGCGTTGTTCGTGCCCGATCCCGCGCTGTTTCGCGTGAGCGCGCCACGTGTCGGCGCTGCGCTGGCAGGCGACTGGCTGATGATTGCCGGGGCGTTCGCGATGGCGATCGCGTTCCCGCATCCGCTCGTATACGCATTTGCCGCGGTCGTGATCGCGCGCAGCCAGCTTGCGCTCGCGGTCATGATGCACGAAGGCGCGCACGGGTTGCTGGCACGGAACCGGCGCGTCAACGACGTGCTGGGCCAGTTGTTCGCGGCCGGCCCGCTGTGGCTGTCGCTGCGCACGTATCGTGCGGGGCATCTGAAGCATCATCGCGCGCCGATGCAGCCTGACGATCCCGTCGCGCTGCTGTTCGGCGTGCACGACTATCCGGTGACGCGCGGCCGGCTGATCGGCCGCCTGCTCGCGTACGCATGCGGGATCGGCTACGTGACGAGCGTCGTGAAGCTCGCGCGCGGCGAGTTTGCGCATGCGTTGCCGACGGTCCGGAAATCACGCGCGTATGCGGCGTGGGAAGTCGCGTCGATGCTGGCCGGCAACGGCTTGTTGTTCGGTGCGCTCGCACTGGCCGGACATCCGCTGTTGTACATCGGGTTGTGGATCGTGCCGTCCGTCACGCTGTTGCCGCTCGTCGGGCAGGTGCGCGCGATCTTCGAGCACGCGGGGCTGCCGGCTTGCGACGACCAGAGCCGCAACGCGCGCACGATCATCCGGCGTTCGTGGCAGACGTTCCTGTTCGGGCCGCACGCGATCCATTTCCATATCGAACATCACCTGTACATGCGGATGCCGTTTCATAACCTGCCGGTCGTGCATCGACAACTCGCGCAGCGGCAGTTGTTGCCTGAAGGCAATCTGTACGCGGGATACGGTGCGGTGCTGCGTGACGTGAGCGTGCGCTGA
- the ybgF gene encoding tol-pal system protein YbgF, whose amino-acid sequence MTHRVSWLRVAAAFCVAGAAWSAAPAHAGVFDDNEARRAVLDLRSKTDNLASQLSAAQRTILDQSGRLDQLNQQVATLRGENEDLTNRLTTLERQQKEYYQDLDTRLKKFEPQQATIDGVEGTVQPGETDALNAAQQQFRNGNFKAAAASFRSFIAKYPQSPHQPTAQYWLGNAQYALRDYRGSTATWQGIVSKYPQHPRAADALVAIGTNQLEQGQKAAAKKTFEQVVSQYAGSNAAQTAQGKLETIK is encoded by the coding sequence ATGACGCATCGTGTATCCTGGCTGCGCGTTGCCGCAGCATTCTGCGTCGCCGGCGCGGCGTGGTCGGCCGCGCCGGCGCACGCCGGCGTGTTCGACGACAACGAAGCGCGCCGCGCCGTGCTCGACCTGCGCAGCAAGACCGACAACCTGGCGAGCCAGTTGTCCGCCGCCCAGCGTACGATCCTCGATCAATCCGGCCGTCTCGACCAGCTGAACCAGCAGGTCGCGACGCTGCGCGGCGAGAACGAGGACCTGACGAACCGGCTGACGACGCTCGAGCGGCAGCAGAAGGAGTACTACCAGGATCTCGACACGCGGCTCAAGAAGTTCGAGCCGCAGCAGGCGACGATCGACGGTGTCGAAGGCACCGTGCAGCCGGGTGAAACGGATGCGCTCAACGCGGCGCAGCAGCAGTTCCGCAACGGCAACTTCAAGGCGGCGGCGGCTTCGTTCCGCAGCTTCATCGCGAAGTATCCGCAGAGCCCCCACCAGCCGACCGCGCAGTACTGGCTCGGCAACGCGCAATACGCGCTGCGCGACTACCGCGGTTCGACGGCGACGTGGCAAGGGATCGTCAGCAAGTACCCGCAACACCCGCGCGCGGCCGACGCCCTCGTGGCGATCGGTACGAACCAGCTCGAACAAGGCCAGAAGGCGGCCGCGAAGAAGACGTTCGAGCAGGTGGTGTCGCAGTACGCCGGGTCGAACGCGGCGCAGACGGCGCAGGGCAAGCTCGAAACGATCAAATAA
- the pal gene encoding peptidoglycan-associated lipoprotein Pal encodes MMSNKARLALAVMMISALAACKSGVKLDDKANAGAVGTQPSADNVAQVNVDPLNDPNSPLAKRSIYFDFDSYSVKDEYQPLMQQHAQYLKSHPQRHVLIQGNTDERGTSEYNLALGQKRAEAVRRAMALLGVNDSQMEAVSLGKEKPQATGHDEASWAQNRRADLVYQQ; translated from the coding sequence ATGATGTCGAATAAAGCTCGTCTGGCTCTGGCCGTGATGATGATCAGCGCGCTCGCAGCGTGCAAATCGGGCGTGAAGCTCGACGACAAGGCAAACGCGGGTGCAGTCGGCACGCAACCGAGCGCCGACAACGTCGCGCAAGTGAACGTCGATCCGCTGAACGACCCGAACAGCCCGCTCGCGAAGCGCAGCATCTACTTCGACTTCGACAGCTATTCGGTGAAGGACGAGTACCAGCCGCTGATGCAGCAGCACGCTCAGTACCTGAAGAGCCATCCGCAGCGCCACGTGCTGATCCAGGGCAACACCGACGAACGCGGCACGAGCGAGTACAACCTCGCACTGGGCCAGAAGCGTGCGGAAGCCGTCCGCCGCGCGATGGCGCTGCTCGGCGTGAACGATTCGCAGATGGAAGCCGTGAGCCTCGGCAAGGAAAAGCCGCAGGCAACGGGTCACGACGAAGCGTCGTGGGCGCAGAACCGTCGCGCAGACCTCGTCTACCAACAGTAA
- the tolB gene encoding Tol-Pal system beta propeller repeat protein TolB, which translates to MSLMTKLGFRALVASCLIAAGSAANAQVNVLITGVGSTQFPIATANFANEAGLPQQVTSIVRADLARSGKFTNIDAGSTPVPETASVDLGAWKAKGANAFVAGSVNRDANGQYKVNFILYDTVKQQSLGGLSLTATDTTLRTAGHKIADYIYQKLLGVRGVFATRLSYVIKTGNRYQLQISDSDGQNARIALSSTEPIISPAWSPSGTKVAYVSFERKKPIVYIHDLPTGRRYMVSDQKGNNSAPAWSPDSNTLAVALSLTGNTQIYTVNANGGGLRRLTQSSSIDTEPYYSPDGRWIYFTSDRGGAPQIYRMPAQGESAGAAQRVTFTGSYNTSPRVSPDGKLLAYISRTGGGFKLYVQDLQSGAANAITNTNHDESPSFAANGQYLLYATQSGGRNVLAAVPSDGSAPPQILSVQGGSVREPSWGPFMQ; encoded by the coding sequence ATGAGTTTGATGACAAAACTAGGTTTCAGGGCACTCGTGGCCTCGTGTCTGATTGCGGCGGGCAGCGCCGCTAACGCCCAGGTCAACGTGCTGATCACCGGTGTCGGTTCGACCCAGTTCCCCATTGCCACCGCGAATTTCGCGAACGAGGCGGGCCTGCCGCAGCAGGTCACGTCGATCGTCCGCGCCGACCTCGCCCGCAGCGGCAAATTCACCAACATCGACGCGGGCAGCACGCCCGTGCCCGAGACCGCCTCGGTCGATCTCGGCGCATGGAAGGCCAAGGGCGCAAATGCGTTCGTCGCCGGCAGCGTGAACCGCGACGCGAACGGCCAGTACAAGGTCAACTTCATCCTGTACGACACCGTGAAGCAGCAAAGCCTCGGCGGCCTGTCGCTGACGGCCACCGACACCACGCTGCGCACGGCCGGCCACAAGATCGCCGACTACATCTACCAGAAGCTGCTCGGCGTGCGCGGCGTGTTCGCCACGCGCCTGTCGTACGTGATCAAGACCGGTAATCGCTACCAGCTGCAGATCTCGGATTCGGACGGCCAGAACGCGCGCATCGCACTGTCGAGCACCGAGCCGATCATCTCGCCGGCCTGGTCGCCGAGCGGCACGAAGGTCGCGTACGTGTCGTTCGAGCGCAAGAAGCCGATCGTCTACATCCATGACCTGCCGACCGGCCGCCGCTACATGGTCTCGGACCAGAAGGGCAACAACAGCGCACCGGCATGGTCGCCGGACAGCAACACGCTCGCCGTCGCGCTGTCGCTGACCGGCAACACGCAAATCTATACGGTCAATGCGAACGGCGGCGGCCTGCGCCGTCTCACGCAGAGCAGCTCGATCGACACCGAGCCGTACTACTCGCCGGACGGCCGCTGGATCTACTTCACGAGCGATCGCGGCGGCGCGCCGCAGATCTACCGGATGCCAGCACAGGGCGAAAGCGCCGGTGCCGCGCAGCGCGTGACCTTTACCGGCAGCTACAACACGAGCCCGCGTGTGAGCCCGGACGGCAAGCTGCTCGCCTACATCTCCCGCACCGGTGGGGGCTTCAAGCTGTACGTTCAGGATCTGCAATCCGGCGCGGCGAACGCCATCACGAATACGAATCACGACGAATCGCCGAGCTTCGCGGCAAACGGCCAGTACCTTCTGTACGCTACCCAGTCGGGTGGTCGCAACGTTCTGGCTGCAGTGCCCTCCGACGGCAGCGCGCCGCCACAGATCCTGTCCGTCCAGGGCGGCTCCGTTCGTGAGCCGTCTTGGGGGCCCTTCATGCAATGA
- the tolA gene encoding cell envelope integrity protein TolA, protein MNRQQSLRSTGYPPRPPRERGTWRAFALAALMHVLLALFLYHGVQWQNSTPAGAEAELWTEVPDVAAPRPVVTPPAKVAPPPPPVRDEQADIALQQKKRQQEAAAREALLEQQRRAQQLKAQQEEDARRAQLAAQQAAALAAQKAAERDRQKQADKLKQQQLAEQQKLEQQKLQQQKQAQLEAQQAAKAKSDAAAKAKAEAQAKAKAEATARAKADAAAKAKLDRERSARLAQMQGLSGAGEGGGEGLAKSGTGTGSGGNAASPGYADKVRRRVKPNIVWGGERAGLTTVVKIRCTPSGDVLSASVSRSSGNSGWDQAVVNAIQASVPLPPDSNGRTPSDITITFKAAE, encoded by the coding sequence ATGAACCGGCAGCAATCCCTGCGCAGCACCGGCTATCCGCCTCGGCCACCTCGCGAGCGCGGCACCTGGCGTGCATTCGCGCTCGCCGCGCTGATGCACGTGCTGCTCGCGCTGTTTCTCTATCACGGCGTGCAGTGGCAGAACAGCACGCCGGCCGGCGCCGAAGCCGAGCTGTGGACCGAAGTGCCCGACGTCGCCGCGCCGCGGCCTGTCGTGACGCCGCCCGCGAAGGTCGCGCCGCCCCCTCCCCCGGTGCGCGACGAACAGGCCGACATCGCGCTGCAGCAGAAGAAGCGGCAGCAGGAAGCAGCCGCGCGCGAAGCGCTGCTCGAGCAGCAGCGCCGCGCCCAGCAACTGAAGGCCCAGCAGGAAGAGGACGCCCGGCGCGCGCAGCTGGCGGCACAGCAGGCTGCCGCGCTCGCCGCGCAGAAGGCCGCGGAACGCGACAGGCAGAAGCAGGCCGACAAGCTCAAGCAACAGCAGCTCGCCGAGCAGCAAAAGCTCGAACAGCAGAAACTCCAGCAGCAGAAGCAGGCGCAGCTCGAAGCGCAGCAGGCGGCGAAGGCGAAGTCCGACGCGGCCGCGAAGGCGAAGGCGGAAGCCCAGGCCAAGGCGAAGGCCGAAGCCACGGCGCGCGCAAAAGCCGATGCGGCGGCGAAGGCGAAGCTCGACCGCGAACGCAGCGCGCGTCTCGCTCAGATGCAGGGTCTGTCCGGCGCCGGCGAAGGCGGCGGCGAAGGCCTCGCGAAGAGCGGCACGGGCACGGGCTCCGGCGGCAACGCCGCATCGCCCGGCTATGCCGACAAGGTGCGCCGCCGCGTCAAGCCGAACATCGTTTGGGGCGGCGAGCGAGCAGGCCTGACCACCGTCGTCAAGATTCGGTGCACGCCGTCCGGTGACGTATTGAGCGCATCGGTCTCCCGCTCCAGCGGGAATTCGGGGTGGGATCAAGCCGTGGTCAATGCGATCCAGGCATCGGTCCCGTTGCCGCCCGATTCTAACGGTCGTACCCCGTCGGACATTACGATTACCTTCAAGGCGGCGGAGTGA
- the tolR gene encoding protein TolR, translating into MAGSPIRSSMRGGRSRRAMADINVVPYIDVMLVLLVIFMVTAPLVAPSIINLPTVGNAAPQEQTPPVVVNIKADRTMSVKYKGDSGATQEDTMTKAELDGFISARQADHPDQPVVIAADKTVQYDAVMTVMSDLKARGVKRVGLLVKSQ; encoded by the coding sequence ATGGCAGGAAGTCCCATCCGATCCAGCATGCGCGGCGGCCGCTCGCGCCGCGCAATGGCCGACATCAACGTCGTGCCGTACATCGACGTGATGCTGGTGCTGCTCGTGATCTTCATGGTCACCGCACCGCTCGTCGCCCCGTCGATCATCAACCTGCCGACCGTCGGCAATGCCGCGCCGCAGGAGCAGACGCCGCCCGTCGTCGTCAACATCAAGGCCGACCGCACGATGAGCGTCAAGTACAAGGGCGACTCGGGCGCGACCCAGGAAGACACGATGACGAAGGCCGAGCTCGACGGCTTCATCTCGGCCCGGCAGGCCGATCATCCCGACCAGCCGGTCGTGATCGCAGCCGACAAGACCGTGCAGTACGATGCGGTCATGACCGTGATGTCGGATCTGAAGGCGCGCGGCGTCAAGCGCGTCGGCCTCCTCGTCAAATCGCAATGA
- the tolQ gene encoding protein TolQ, with the protein MNTSQDLSIISLVLNASVLAQAVMGLLLLLSLMSWTFIFRKWFAIRRARAQTERFERDFWSGGDLQALYQSAANNRHTIGALERIFESGMREFLKAKEKRLSDPGLVLDGARRAMRASFQREMDVLEANLAFLASVGSVSPYIGLFGTVWGIMNSFRGLANVQQATLANVAPGIAEALVATAIGLFAAIPAVVAYNRYAHDIDRLAIRFETFIEEFSNILQRQAQ; encoded by the coding sequence ATGAACACTTCTCAAGACCTGTCGATCATTTCCCTCGTCCTCAACGCGAGCGTGCTGGCCCAGGCCGTGATGGGGCTGCTGTTGCTGCTGTCGCTGATGTCGTGGACCTTCATCTTCCGCAAGTGGTTTGCGATCCGCCGCGCACGCGCGCAGACCGAACGCTTCGAGAGGGATTTCTGGTCGGGCGGCGACCTGCAGGCGCTGTACCAGAGTGCGGCCAACAACCGCCACACGATCGGCGCGCTCGAGCGGATCTTCGAATCGGGCATGCGCGAATTCCTGAAGGCGAAGGAAAAGCGCCTCAGCGATCCGGGCCTCGTGCTCGACGGTGCACGCCGCGCGATGCGCGCGTCGTTCCAGCGTGAAATGGACGTGCTCGAAGCGAACCTCGCGTTCCTCGCATCGGTCGGTTCGGTCAGCCCGTACATCGGCCTGTTCGGCACGGTCTGGGGGATCATGAACTCGTTCCGCGGCCTCGCGAACGTGCAGCAGGCCACGCTCGCGAACGTCGCGCCGGGCATCGCCGAGGCGCTCGTCGCCACCGCGATCGGCCTGTTCGCCGCGATTCCGGCGGTGGTCGCGTACAACCGCTACGCGCACGACATCGACCGCCTCGCGATCCGCTTCGAGACCTTCATCGAAGAGTTCTCGAACATCCTGCAGCGTCAGGCCCAGTAA
- the ybgC gene encoding tol-pal system-associated acyl-CoA thioesterase → MRAMTQPTRSPEGRSGFTWPVRVYYEDTDAGGIVFYANYLKFFERARTEWLRACGIDQRRLADDTGAIFIVRSTSLDYRAPARLDDTLAITSRPGRIGRASVEFTQEAWCGDTLLVAGHIRLGCVDRNGIRPAAIPPAVLDALHRGPVIDTGQTVLSTKLA, encoded by the coding sequence ATGCGCGCCATGACTCAGCCTACCCGCTCCCCGGAAGGGCGTTCCGGCTTTACCTGGCCGGTGCGCGTGTACTACGAGGATACCGATGCAGGCGGCATCGTCTTCTATGCCAACTACCTGAAGTTCTTCGAGCGCGCCCGCACCGAGTGGCTGCGCGCATGCGGCATCGACCAGCGTCGGCTCGCCGACGACACCGGCGCGATCTTCATCGTCCGCAGCACGTCGCTCGACTACCGCGCACCGGCGCGACTCGACGACACGCTGGCGATCACGAGCCGGCCCGGACGCATCGGCCGCGCATCGGTGGAATTCACGCAGGAAGCCTGGTGTGGCGACACGCTGCTCGTGGCCGGACATATCCGCCTCGGCTGCGTCGACCGTAACGGTATCCGGCCCGCGGCCATCCCGCCGGCCGTGCTCGACGCGCTGCACCGCGGGCCCGTCATCGATACCGGGCAGACTGTATTGTCAACGAAGCTCGCTTGA